From Syngnathus scovelli strain Florida chromosome 14, RoL_Ssco_1.2, whole genome shotgun sequence, one genomic window encodes:
- the LOC125981367 gene encoding transmembrane protein 87A-like, protein MSSTEEVKDDEEVGRFDITLTSHQAGCSIQNLETTKMPSNATRLLRFFLFLAAALPAAKTAEVSVWNVDVNSTQHAVFRKTLYANTTIFMKFQGDVSTCDRNVAFNISWYLRSSVCYNEIFNTPDNKAINMFAMEHMLKEGWSGFFSQGYVYFENCSALFLPKVYYADFNPYQPLTSLKSDASNQSLVWPDKPDFGAVAKAWEDSPYLFIVKVQPMFRGAEDDDSVAEQPNFAFTMKVEMKGTHDYSSPADWPQMMFFMIMCIVYVFFAALWFFWCACYWRDLLRVQFWIGGVIILGMLEKAVFYSEYQNIRYRGDFVEGAVIFAELLSALKRSLARILVLIVSLGYGIVKPRLGTTVHRLAAVGLLYLLFSSVEGVLRVTGGFYGTVALVANLSLSLIDSCVMWWIFISLSQTTRLLKLRRNVVKLSLYQHFTNTLIFSMLASIVFIIWTTKVFKLVDCQKSWRDLWVDDAFWRLLFSTILLVIMVLLRPSANNQRFSHSPLIDDDDEDEDEAKEPMLNEAFEGMKMRGSKPESNGSQKLLSKEDEDLKWVEENIPTTVADVALPAMLDEEEEILKTKMERSKME, encoded by the exons atgtcgagcacagaagaagTAAAAGATGATGAAGAGG TGGGAAGATTTGACATTACACTAACAAGTCATCAAGCCGGATGCTCCATCCAGAACCTCGAAACCACCAAGATGCCAAGTAACGCAACGCGGTTGTTACGCTTCTTCTTGTTCCTGGCGGCAGCTTTACCTGCCGCCAAAACGGCGGAGGTGTCCGTGTGGAACGTGGACGTCAACTCG ACACAACATGCCGTCTTTCGGAAGACGCTGTACGCCAACACCACGATCTTCATGAAGT TCCAGGGTGACGTCAGCACGTGCGATCGAAACGTGGCCTTCAACATCAGCTGGTACTTGCGTTCCTCCGTGTGCTACAATGAGATCTTCAACACGCCC GACAACAAGGCCATCAACATGTTCGCCATGGAGCACATGCTCAAGGAGGGCTGGAGCGGCTTCTTCAGTCAGGGCTACGTCTACTTTGAGAACTGCTCGGCACTCTTTTTGCCAAAG GTGTACTATGCCGATTTTAATCCATATCAACCGCTGACCAGCCTAAAG AGCGACGCTTCAAACCAGAGCCTTGTTTGGCCTGACAAGCCG GACTTCGGTGCCGTCGCCAAGGCGTGGGAGGACAGCCCGTACTTGTTCATCGTCAAGGTGCAGCCGATGTTCCGCGGCGCGGAAGATGACGACTCTGTCGCCGAGCAGCCCAACTTTGCCTTCACCA TGAAAGTGGAGATGAAAGGAACACATGACTACTCCTCCCCTGCTGACTGGCCTCAGATGATG TTCTTCATGATCATGTGCATCGTCTACGTGTTCTTCGCCGCACTCTGGTTCTTCTGGTGCGCTTGCTACTGGCGGGACCTGCTCAGGGTCCAGTTCTGGATCGGCGGTGTCATCATCCTGGGCATGCTGGAGAAGGCCGTCTTCTACTCCGAGTATCAGAACATCCGCTACAGAGGAGACTTTG TTGAGGGTGCTGTGATTTTTGCCGAGCTGCTCTCCGCGCTGAAGCGATCTCTGGCCCGCATCCTGGTGCTCATCGTCAGCCTGGGTTACGGTATCGTCAA GCCCAGGTTGGGTACCACGGTGCACCGTCTGGCCGCGGTTGGCTTGCTCTACTTGCTCTTCTCATCGGTGGAAGGCGTGCTCAGGGTGACGGGC GGTTTTTATGGAACGGTGGCTCTGGTTGCCAACCTCAGTCTCTCCCTCATTGACTCCTGTGTCATGTGGTGG ATCTTCATCAGCCTGTCGCAAACCACTCGTCTGCTGAAGTTGCGTCGGAATGTGGTCAAGCTTTCCTTGTATCAGCACTTTACCAACACGCTCATCTTCTCAATGCTGG CCTCCATCGTTTTCATCATCTGGACCACCAAAGTCTTCAAGCTGGTGGACTGCCAGAAG AGCTGGAGGGATTTATGGGTGGACGACGCGTTCTGGCGGCTGCTCTTCTCCACAATCCTGCTGGTCATCATGGTGCTGCTGCGCCCCTCCGCCAACAACCAGAG GTTCTCCCACTCGCCTCTgatcgatgatgacgatgaagacgagGATGAGGCCAAAGAACCCATGTTGAACGAAGCTTTCG AGGGGATGAAGATGAGAGGATCCAAACCGGAGTCCAACGGCTCTCAGAAGCTCTTGAGTAAAGAG GATGAAGACCTGAAATGGGTCGAGGAGAACATTCCGACAACTGTTGCTGATGT AGCTCTCCCCGCAATGCTAGATGAGGAAGAG GAAATCCTGAAAACTAAAATGGAGCGATCCAAAATGGAGTGA
- the vps39 gene encoding vam6/Vps39-like protein isoform X2, translated as MHDAYEPVPILEKLPLQIDCMAAWEDWLLVGTKPGHLLLYRIKKDPATNLFEVTLEKSNKNFSKKIQQLYVVSQYKILVSLLENNIHVHDLLTFQQITVVSKAKGATLFVCDLQQSSSGEETLRMCVAVKKKLQMYYWKDREFHELQGDFGAPDIPKSMAWCETSICVGFKRDYYLIRMDGRGTLKELFPTGKQLEPLVTPLADGKVAVGQDHLTVVLNEEGICTQKCALNWTDIPIAMEHQPPYIIAVLPRYVEIRTLEPRLLVQSVELQRPRFITSAGPNVVYVASNHFVWRLVPVSIATQIRQLLEDKQFELALQLAMKDDSDGDKKQQIHHIQNLYAFNLYCQKRFDDSMQVFAKLGTDPTHVIGLYPDLLPSDYRRQLHYPNPLPTMSGAELEKAHLALIDYLTQKRSHLVKQLNDSDPSTTSPLMEGTPTIKSRKKLLQIIDTTLLKCYLHTNVALVSPLLRLENNHCHIEESEYVLKKAHKYSELIILYEKKGLHQKALQVLLDQSTKANSPLKGHERTVQYLQRLGVENLSMIFEFSPWVLKICPEDGLKIFTEDLTEVETLPRDKVLNFLKEGFKELAIPYLEHIIYVWDDKGPEFHNTLIQLYLERVQGLMKQYLNSLPEGVAAVAAGTEKGELGEFRNKLLSFLDISSSYEPAQLISDFPFDGLLEERALLLGRMGKHEQALFIYVHILKDTRMAEEYCHSHYSSSVEADKDVYLSLLRMYLSPPDAHCLGPIKMELSEPQANLQAALEVLELHHSKLNTTKAIDLLPANTQIHEIRAFLESVLEEKAQRKRSNQVLKSLLQAEFLRVQEERIFHQQVKCVITEEKTCRVCKKKIGNSAFARYPNGVVVHYFCCKDRNTCPAE; from the exons ATGCACGACGCCTACGAGCCGGTACCGATTTTGGAGAAGCTTCCTCTCCAGATCGACTGTATGGCGGCTTGGG AGGACTGGCTGCTTGTCGGTACCAAGCCCGGGCATCTCCTTTTGTACCGGATCAAAAAGGATCCAG CCACCAATCTCTTCGAAGTCACCCTTGAGAAATCCAACAAAAACTTTTCCAAGAAGATCCAGCAG CTCTACGTCGTCTCGCAGTACAAAATACTTGTCAGTCTTCTGG AGAATAACATCCACGTCCACGACCTGCTGACATTCCAGCAGATCACCGTGGTTTCCAAAGCCAAGGGAGCCACGCTCTTTGTATGCgacctgcag CAAAGCAGCTCGGGAGAGGAGACGCTGAGAATGTGTGTCGCCGTAAAGAAGAAGCTGCAGATGTACTACTGGAAGGATCGAGAGTTCCACGAACTGCAG GGCGACTTTGGTGCTCCAGATATTCCAAAATCCATGGCCTGGTGTGAAACCTCCATCTGCGTCGGCTTCAAAAGAGACTATTACCTCATCCGG ATGGACGGACGTGGTACCCTTAAGGAGCTCTTTCCTACCGGCAAACAACTGGAGCCGCTCGTCACCCCGCTGGCCGACGGGAAGGTCGCCGTCGGGCAGGACCACCTCACCGTGGTGCTGAACGAGGAGGGAATCTGCACCCAGAAGTGCGCCCTGAATTGGACCGATATCCCCATCGCGATGG AGCACCAGCCTCCATACATCATCGCCGTGCTGCCCCGCTACGTGGAGATCAGGACCTTGGAGCCTCGGCTGCTGGTGCAGAGCGTGGAGCTGCAGAGGCCTCGTTTCATCACGTCTGCCGG ACCAAACGTGGTGTACGTGGCCAGCAATCATTTTGTGTGGCGCCTGGTGCCCGTCTCCATCGCCACGCAAATCCGACAGCTCCTCGAGGACAAGCAGTTTGAACTGGCTCTTCAGCTGGCA ATGAAGGACGACTCAGATGGTGACAAGAAACAGCAAATCCATCACATTCAGAACTTGTACGCCTTCAATCTCTACTGCCAGAAGCGCTTCGACGACTCCATGCAGGTTTTCGCCAAACTGGGCACAG ATCCCACTCACGTAATCGGCCTGTACCCGGACCTGCTGCCGTCCGACTACCGCAGGCAGCTGCACTACCCCAACCCTCTCCCGACGATGTCCGGGGCCGAGCTGGAGAAGGCTCACTTGGCGCTCATCGATTACCTCACCCAG AAACGCAGCCACCTGGTGAAACAACTCAACGACTCGGACCCGTCCACCACGTCGCCGCTGATGGAAGGCACGCCCACCATCAAGAGCCGCAAGAAGCTCCTGCAGATCATCGACACCACCCTGCTGAAGTGCTACCTGCAC ACCAACGTGGCCTTGGTTTCTCCCCTCCTCCGCTTGGAGAACAACCACTGCCACATCGAGGAGAGCGAGTACGTCCTCAAGAAAGCGCACAAGTACAGCGAGCTCATTATTCTCTACGAGAAGAAAGGCCTGCACCAGAAAG ctcTGCAGGTTCTGCTGGACCAGTCCACCAAGGCCAACTCACCTCTGAAGGGACACGAGCGCACCGTGCAGTACCTGCAGAGGCTGG GAGTTGAGAACCTCAGCATGATCTTTGAGTTTTCCCCCTGGGTGCTGAAGATCTGTCCCGAAGACGGGCTGAAG ATCTTCACGGAGGACCTAACAGAGGTGGAGACGTTGCCACGGGACAAGGTGCTCAACTTTCTGAAGGAGGGCTTCAAGGAGCTGGCCATCCCGTACTTGGAGCACATCATCTACGTGTGGGACGACAAGGGCCCCGAGTTTCACAATACCCTCATTCAGCTCTACCTGGAAAGGGTTCAAGGACTGATGAAGCAGTACCTCAACTCACTGCCGGAAG GAGTTGCGGCCGTGGCGGCCGGGACGGAAAAAGGCGAGCTAGGAGAATTCCGGAACAAACTCCTTTCCTTTCTGGATATTTCCAGCAGTTACGAGCCGGCGCAACTCATCAGCGACTTCCCCTTCGACG GTCTTCTGGAGGAACGGGCCCTGCTCCTGGGTCGCATGGGAAAGCACGAGCAGGCGCTCTTCATCTACGTGCACATCTTGAAGGACACGCGCATGGCCGAGGA ATACTGTCACAGCCATTACAGCAGCTCCGTGGAAGCCGATAAAGAC GTGTACCTGTCCCTGCTGAGGATGTACCTGTCCCCGCCGGACGCGCACTGCCTGGGGCCCATCAAGATGGAGCTGTCGGAACCACAGGCCAACCTCCAGGCCGccctggaggtcctggagctgcacCACAGCAAGCTCAACACCACCAAG GCCATCGACCTTCTGCCGGCCAACACGCAGATCCACGAGATCCGAGCCTTCCTGGAGAGTGTCCTTGAGGAGAAGGCTCAGAGGAAACGTAGCAACCAGGTGCTCAAAAGTCTACTCCAGGCGGAGTTCCTCAGG GTGCAGGAGGAACGCATCTTCCACCAGCAGGTCAAATGCGTCATCACCGAGGAGAAGACGTGCAGAGTGTGCAAGAAGAAGATTGGAAACAG TGCGTTTGCCAGATATCCCAACGGCGTGGTGGTGCACTATTTCTGCTGCAAAGACCGCAACACGTGTCCCGCCGAGTGA
- the vps39 gene encoding vam6/Vps39-like protein isoform X1, with amino-acid sequence MHDAYEPVPILEKLPLQIDCMAAWEDWLLVGTKPGHLLLYRIKKDPATNLFEVTLEKSNKNFSKKIQQLYVVSQYKILVSLLENNIHVHDLLTFQQITVVSKAKGATLFVCDLQQSSSGEETLRMCVAVKKKLQMYYWKDREFHELQGDFGAPDIPKSMAWCETSICVGFKRDYYLIRMDGRGTLKELFPTGKQLEPLVTPLADGKVAVGQDHLTVVLNEEGICTQKCALNWTDIPIAMEHQPPYIIAVLPRYVEIRTLEPRLLVQSVELQRPRFITSAGPNVVYVASNHFVWRLVPVSIATQIRQLLEDKQFELALQLAKMKDDSDGDKKQQIHHIQNLYAFNLYCQKRFDDSMQVFAKLGTDPTHVIGLYPDLLPSDYRRQLHYPNPLPTMSGAELEKAHLALIDYLTQKRSHLVKQLNDSDPSTTSPLMEGTPTIKSRKKLLQIIDTTLLKCYLHTNVALVSPLLRLENNHCHIEESEYVLKKAHKYSELIILYEKKGLHQKALQVLLDQSTKANSPLKGHERTVQYLQRLGVENLSMIFEFSPWVLKICPEDGLKIFTEDLTEVETLPRDKVLNFLKEGFKELAIPYLEHIIYVWDDKGPEFHNTLIQLYLERVQGLMKQYLNSLPEGVAAVAAGTEKGELGEFRNKLLSFLDISSSYEPAQLISDFPFDGLLEERALLLGRMGKHEQALFIYVHILKDTRMAEEYCHSHYSSSVEADKDVYLSLLRMYLSPPDAHCLGPIKMELSEPQANLQAALEVLELHHSKLNTTKAIDLLPANTQIHEIRAFLESVLEEKAQRKRSNQVLKSLLQAEFLRVQEERIFHQQVKCVITEEKTCRVCKKKIGNSAFARYPNGVVVHYFCCKDRNTCPAE; translated from the exons ATGCACGACGCCTACGAGCCGGTACCGATTTTGGAGAAGCTTCCTCTCCAGATCGACTGTATGGCGGCTTGGG AGGACTGGCTGCTTGTCGGTACCAAGCCCGGGCATCTCCTTTTGTACCGGATCAAAAAGGATCCAG CCACCAATCTCTTCGAAGTCACCCTTGAGAAATCCAACAAAAACTTTTCCAAGAAGATCCAGCAG CTCTACGTCGTCTCGCAGTACAAAATACTTGTCAGTCTTCTGG AGAATAACATCCACGTCCACGACCTGCTGACATTCCAGCAGATCACCGTGGTTTCCAAAGCCAAGGGAGCCACGCTCTTTGTATGCgacctgcag CAAAGCAGCTCGGGAGAGGAGACGCTGAGAATGTGTGTCGCCGTAAAGAAGAAGCTGCAGATGTACTACTGGAAGGATCGAGAGTTCCACGAACTGCAG GGCGACTTTGGTGCTCCAGATATTCCAAAATCCATGGCCTGGTGTGAAACCTCCATCTGCGTCGGCTTCAAAAGAGACTATTACCTCATCCGG ATGGACGGACGTGGTACCCTTAAGGAGCTCTTTCCTACCGGCAAACAACTGGAGCCGCTCGTCACCCCGCTGGCCGACGGGAAGGTCGCCGTCGGGCAGGACCACCTCACCGTGGTGCTGAACGAGGAGGGAATCTGCACCCAGAAGTGCGCCCTGAATTGGACCGATATCCCCATCGCGATGG AGCACCAGCCTCCATACATCATCGCCGTGCTGCCCCGCTACGTGGAGATCAGGACCTTGGAGCCTCGGCTGCTGGTGCAGAGCGTGGAGCTGCAGAGGCCTCGTTTCATCACGTCTGCCGG ACCAAACGTGGTGTACGTGGCCAGCAATCATTTTGTGTGGCGCCTGGTGCCCGTCTCCATCGCCACGCAAATCCGACAGCTCCTCGAGGACAAGCAGTTTGAACTGGCTCTTCAGCTGGCA AAGATGAAGGACGACTCAGATGGTGACAAGAAACAGCAAATCCATCACATTCAGAACTTGTACGCCTTCAATCTCTACTGCCAGAAGCGCTTCGACGACTCCATGCAGGTTTTCGCCAAACTGGGCACAG ATCCCACTCACGTAATCGGCCTGTACCCGGACCTGCTGCCGTCCGACTACCGCAGGCAGCTGCACTACCCCAACCCTCTCCCGACGATGTCCGGGGCCGAGCTGGAGAAGGCTCACTTGGCGCTCATCGATTACCTCACCCAG AAACGCAGCCACCTGGTGAAACAACTCAACGACTCGGACCCGTCCACCACGTCGCCGCTGATGGAAGGCACGCCCACCATCAAGAGCCGCAAGAAGCTCCTGCAGATCATCGACACCACCCTGCTGAAGTGCTACCTGCAC ACCAACGTGGCCTTGGTTTCTCCCCTCCTCCGCTTGGAGAACAACCACTGCCACATCGAGGAGAGCGAGTACGTCCTCAAGAAAGCGCACAAGTACAGCGAGCTCATTATTCTCTACGAGAAGAAAGGCCTGCACCAGAAAG ctcTGCAGGTTCTGCTGGACCAGTCCACCAAGGCCAACTCACCTCTGAAGGGACACGAGCGCACCGTGCAGTACCTGCAGAGGCTGG GAGTTGAGAACCTCAGCATGATCTTTGAGTTTTCCCCCTGGGTGCTGAAGATCTGTCCCGAAGACGGGCTGAAG ATCTTCACGGAGGACCTAACAGAGGTGGAGACGTTGCCACGGGACAAGGTGCTCAACTTTCTGAAGGAGGGCTTCAAGGAGCTGGCCATCCCGTACTTGGAGCACATCATCTACGTGTGGGACGACAAGGGCCCCGAGTTTCACAATACCCTCATTCAGCTCTACCTGGAAAGGGTTCAAGGACTGATGAAGCAGTACCTCAACTCACTGCCGGAAG GAGTTGCGGCCGTGGCGGCCGGGACGGAAAAAGGCGAGCTAGGAGAATTCCGGAACAAACTCCTTTCCTTTCTGGATATTTCCAGCAGTTACGAGCCGGCGCAACTCATCAGCGACTTCCCCTTCGACG GTCTTCTGGAGGAACGGGCCCTGCTCCTGGGTCGCATGGGAAAGCACGAGCAGGCGCTCTTCATCTACGTGCACATCTTGAAGGACACGCGCATGGCCGAGGA ATACTGTCACAGCCATTACAGCAGCTCCGTGGAAGCCGATAAAGAC GTGTACCTGTCCCTGCTGAGGATGTACCTGTCCCCGCCGGACGCGCACTGCCTGGGGCCCATCAAGATGGAGCTGTCGGAACCACAGGCCAACCTCCAGGCCGccctggaggtcctggagctgcacCACAGCAAGCTCAACACCACCAAG GCCATCGACCTTCTGCCGGCCAACACGCAGATCCACGAGATCCGAGCCTTCCTGGAGAGTGTCCTTGAGGAGAAGGCTCAGAGGAAACGTAGCAACCAGGTGCTCAAAAGTCTACTCCAGGCGGAGTTCCTCAGG GTGCAGGAGGAACGCATCTTCCACCAGCAGGTCAAATGCGTCATCACCGAGGAGAAGACGTGCAGAGTGTGCAAGAAGAAGATTGGAAACAG TGCGTTTGCCAGATATCCCAACGGCGTGGTGGTGCACTATTTCTGCTGCAAAGACCGCAACACGTGTCCCGCCGAGTGA